Proteins found in one Dryobates pubescens isolate bDryPub1 chromosome 1, bDryPub1.pri, whole genome shotgun sequence genomic segment:
- the LOC104303884 gene encoding uncharacterized protein LOC104303884 — MEASLTCAVCLSLFEEPVTLPLCSHNFCRDCVLECLASAETARLQQQRGQGQARLSRGGPGPGGGAAGTRVSCPLCRKLCPLPRGGAAALPVNTTLAEVVKLYRSGMAGAAKAGEAEEGQGAGPLSSLALGGTCQKHPGGLVQLYCRMCRQAGCGLCVSEEHQGIFHSVNLIETVYQEEKLTFFSSLKKMRIINEKLMNEISSQPDDMEMVLNSDAEVIALEFGEIFKTLEMKKQQLLEDVENQKSKKEKEFQIWKKMKETHKKTIENFLKDCEKLVHECDPQRFLEVACGLNTRMKTQLDLMSIASSYEKSPVYTQKKIDIKPVVNEILALKFMSINEDLPSGGNDNSTKIALFKNNIKQWQVQKNMPNAFLPVAGQEEVLTDGSRICTRLMSISEMSAFQNMSHEELRYKYYMERQKLTSEFKTQTSCANKKYKFVTTEALKYRSLGTFLVSSPAEANNTDTVKTGPLQRAGGFSGTNNHSIPSTNTNVFETNGDLKLFHERCSQEVTTLASSENSKDLVIKEKTPIQASAVTVTNEMARNSSASFGLNPAASVAVTVSNSEILDVSGERLSASPFAFSACNNSLPRFMKDAGAFSFKKKDRKYVFPQFYLGKCDRADKTNNQDGNSFRKHGPVSKPTASDASTSFNLDSAESEKPAIPFLFGNAERDCFPRLGVSNSFKVLPFSSFFSQSRKPSDKSTSSHISDETSSATETGEHHTQKPSVSWEQKGGTSESITTCSASETTAASGVNDVSDSSLVPSNCVFSFNSNCLQFASPVFSFGSIVRNTADSLTSSVCLSGNATEKMEKEKVTSLNKTPLCLGKFAPSECSESASRHSHPECEGSFLHVNLPKKMGSAEMPASSNSSCSQPLCSIIFPVKCETASSTQLNTATKQEIKDEESETVAENASCPKREEPESVQFQNAACSVSGTCNDLCSGGSVLKVKEAGGMSSDSDSDTEELSQTSVSTDTSSSSEYFSVAEDKVSPRTKTET; from the exons ATGGAAGCCAGTCTGACGTGCGCCGTGTGCCTGTCCCTCTTCGAGGAACCAGTGACGCTGCCCCTCTGCTCGCACAACTTCTGCCGGGACTGCGTACTGGAGTGCTTGGCCTCGGCCGAGACCGCCCGCCTGCAGCAGCAACGGGGCCAGGGTCAGGCCCGCCTTTCTCggggggggccggggccgggcgggggcgCGGCTGGCACACGTGTGTCGTGCCCACTGTGCAGGAAGCTGTGCCCGCTGCCCCGCGGCGGTGCCGCCGCGCTGCCCGTTAACACCACCCTGGCGGAAGTGGTCAAGCTGTACAGGTCCGGCATGGCCGGGGCCGCGAAGGCCggggaggcagaggaaggacAGGGGGCTGGCCCGCTTTCCTCGCTGGCTCTCGGGGGAACCTGCCAGAAGCATCCGGGCGGGCTGGTGCAGCTCTACTGCCGGATGTGCCGCCAGGCGGGGTGCGGGCTGTGCGTCTCTGAGGAGCATCAAGGTATCTTCCACTCCGTCAACCTCATCGAGACTGTGTACCAGGAGGAAAAA TTAACCTTCTTCAGCAGTCTGAAAAAAATGAGAATAATAAATGAGAAGCTGATGAATGAAATCTCAAGTCAGCCAGATGATATGGAG ATGGTGCTGAACAGTGATGCAGAGGTAATTGCACTGGAATTTGGAGAAATTTTCAAAACTCTGGAAATGAAGAAGCAGCAGTTGCTGGAAGATGTTGAAAatcaaaaaagtaaaaaagagaaagaatttcagatttggaagaaaatgaaggaaaCTCATAAGAAAACTATTGAAAATTTTTTGAAGGATTGTGAAAAGCTTGTCCATGAGTGTGATCCTCAGCGTTTCCTGGAG GTGGCCTGTGGCTTGAATACAag aaTGAAAACTCAGCTTGACCTGATGAGTATAGCATCCAGCTATGAAAAATCACCAGTGTATACTCAAAAGAAGATCGATATCAAACCTGTGGTTAATGAAATCTTGGCTTTGAAGTTCATGTCCATTAATGAAG ATCTACCTTCTGGAGGAAATGACAATTCAACAAAAATTGCTCTctttaaaaataacataaaGCAATGGCAAGTGCAGAAGAATATGCCCAATGCATTTCTT CCTGTAGCAGGACAGGAGGAAGTGCTCACAGATGGCAGCAGGATCTGTACCCGCCTAATGTCGATATCAGAAATGTCAGCATTTCAAAATATGAGTCATGAG GAGTTACGTTACAAATACTATATGGAACGGCAGAAGCTCACCAGTGAGTTCAAGACGCAAACTTCATGTGCCAACAAAAAGTACAAGTTTGTGACTACTGAGGCTTTGAAGTACAGGTCCTTAGGAACTTTTCTGGTATCTTCACCTGCTGAAGCAAATAACACAGATACAGTAAAAACGGGTCCCCTGCAAAGAGCAGGTGGCTTTTCTGGAACCAATAATCACAGTATCCCATCCACAAATACGAATGTTTTTGAAACAAATGGTGACTTAAAGTTGTTTCATGAGAGGTGTTCCCAGGAAGTAACCACTCTAGCCTCATCAGAAAATTCAAAAGACTtagtaattaaagaaaaaacaccaaTTCAGGCATCAGCAGTTACTGTTACTAATGAAATGGCCAGAAATTCTAGTGCTTCATTTGGCTTAAACCCAGCAGCATCAGTGGCTGTTACTGTTTCAAATTCAGAAATTCTGGATGTTTCTGGAGAGAGACTTTCTGCTTCACCTTTTGCTTTCAGTGCATGTAACAATTCATTACCCAGATTTATGAAAGATGCAGGtgcattttcctttaaaaagaaagacagGAAATATGTTTTCCCTCAGTTTTATCTGGGAAAATGTGATCGTGCAGATAAAACCAATAACCAGGATGGAAACAGTTTTAGAAAGCATGGTCCTGTAAGCAAACCCACGGCTTCTGATGCTTCTACCAGTTTCAATTTAGACTCGGCAGAAAGTGAGAAGCCAGCTATTCCATTTCTCTTTGGCAATGCTGAAAGAGATTGTTTTCCAAGATTGGGAGTCAGCAATTCATTTAAAGTTTTAccattttcctcattttttagCCAATCCAGAAAGCCATCTGACAAAAGTACATCATCTCACATAAGTGATGAAACATCTTCTGCAACAGAAACTGGAGAACATCATACACAGAAACCATCTGTTTCATGGGAACAAAAAGGTGGTACCTCAGAATCCATCACAActtgcagtgcttcagaaaCCACCGCGGCGTCTGGGGTGAATGATGTCTCTGATTCCTCACTTGTCCCCAGTAACTGTGTGTTCTCCTTCAATAGTAACTGTTTGCAGTTTGCTTCACCAGTATTTTCGTTTGGAAGTATTGTCAGAAATACTGCTGATTCACTAACTTCCTCCGTGTGTTTGTCAGGAAATGCTactgaaaaaatggaaaaagagaaagtgacATCTCTGAACAAAACACCTTTATGTCTAGGGAAGTTTGCACCTTCAGAGTGTTCAGAGTCTGCTTCTAGACATAGTCATCCAGAATGTGAAGGATCTTTCCTGCATGTGAACTTGCCTAAGAAAATGGGAAGCGCAGAAATGCCTGCTAGCAGTAATTCTTCTTGTAGTCAGCCTTTATGTTCCATCATCTTTCCTGTTAAATGTGAGACTGCATCTTCTACTCAACTTaatacagcaacaaaacaagaaataaaagatgaagaaagtgaaactgtTGCTGAAAATGCTTCCTGTCCTAAGAGGGAAGAACCTGAGTCTGTACAGTTTCAGAATGCAGCTTGTTCTGTATCTGGCACGTGCAATGATCTATGTTCTGGAGGTTCTGTGCTTAAGGTAAAGGAAGCAGGAGGAATGTCAAGTGACAGTGATTCTGACACTGAAGAGCTAAGTCAAACATCTGTCTCTACTGATACCAGTAGTTCATCAGaatatttttctgttgctgAAGACAAAGTATCTCCTAGAACAAAAACAGAAACATAA